The following are encoded in a window of Pseudomonas multiresinivorans genomic DNA:
- a CDS encoding phosphatidate cytidylyltransferase yields the protein MLKQRIITALILLPIALGGFFLLDGAAFSLFIGLVVSLGAWEWARLAGYNEQSARVGYAAVVAGLMLVLAWLPQLAGAVLVLALLWWALAIVMVLTYPDSASSWGGRWRRLLIGLLILLPAWQGLVLLKQWQLSNWLIVAVMVLVWAADIGAYFSGKAFGKRKLAPRVSPGKSWEGFFGGMALCLAITVVVAIYRDWTVRELLLALPCAAIVVALSVIGDLTESMFKRQSGLKDSSNLLPGHGGVLDRIDSLTAAIPVFTALLWAVGWGAP from the coding sequence ATGTTGAAACAACGAATCATCACGGCGCTGATCCTGTTGCCAATCGCGCTGGGTGGTTTCTTCCTGCTCGACGGTGCGGCGTTCTCGCTGTTCATTGGTCTGGTAGTCAGCCTGGGGGCCTGGGAATGGGCGCGCCTGGCTGGTTACAACGAGCAGTCCGCCCGCGTCGGCTATGCCGCGGTGGTTGCCGGGTTGATGCTGGTGCTGGCCTGGTTGCCGCAACTGGCGGGCGCCGTGCTGGTTCTGGCGCTGCTCTGGTGGGCGCTGGCGATCGTGATGGTGCTGACTTACCCGGACAGCGCGTCGAGCTGGGGCGGCCGCTGGCGTCGCCTGCTGATCGGCCTGCTGATCCTGCTGCCGGCCTGGCAAGGGCTGGTGTTGCTCAAGCAATGGCAGCTGTCGAACTGGCTGATCGTTGCCGTGATGGTGCTGGTCTGGGCTGCCGACATCGGTGCCTACTTCTCCGGCAAGGCTTTCGGCAAGCGCAAGCTCGCCCCGCGCGTCAGCCCGGGCAAGAGCTGGGAAGGCTTCTTCGGCGGCATGGCGCTTTGCCTGGCGATCACCGTCGTTGTCGCCATCTACCGCGATTGGACCGTCCGTGAGTTGCTGCTGGCGCTGCCGTGTGCGGCCATCGTGGTGGCTCTGTCGGTCATCGGCGATCTCACCGAGAGCATGTTCAAGCGCCAGTCAGGCCTCAAGGACAGTAGCAACCTGCTGCCGGGCCATGGCGGCGTGCTGGACCGTATCGACAGCCTGACCGCTGCGATTCCGGTGTTCACCGCGCTGTTGTGGGCCGTGGGCTGGGGTGCTCCGTGA
- the fabZ gene encoding 3-hydroxyacyl-ACP dehydratase FabZ: MMDINEIREYLPHRYPFLLVDRVVELDIEGKRIRAYKNVSINEPFFNGHFPQHPIMPGVLIIEAMAQAAGILGFKMLDVKPADGTLYYFVGSDKLRFRQPVLPGDQLQLNAQFLSVKRGIWKFDCNATVDGKPVCSAEIICAERKL, translated from the coding sequence ATGATGGACATCAACGAGATTCGCGAATACCTGCCTCATCGCTACCCCTTCCTGCTGGTGGATCGGGTGGTCGAGCTGGACATCGAAGGCAAGCGCATTCGCGCCTACAAGAATGTCAGCATCAACGAGCCGTTCTTCAATGGCCACTTCCCGCAGCATCCGATCATGCCGGGTGTTCTGATCATCGAGGCCATGGCCCAGGCCGCCGGCATCCTCGGTTTCAAGATGCTCGACGTGAAGCCGGCCGATGGCACCCTGTACTACTTCGTCGGCTCCGACAAGCTGCGCTTCCGCCAGCCAGTGCTGCCGGGCGATCAATTGCAGCTCAATGCCCAGTTCCTCAGCGTCAAGCGCGGCATCTGGAAGTTCGACTGCAATGCCACCGTGGACGGCAAGCCGGTATGCTCGGCTGAAATCATCTGTGCGGAACGCAAACTATGA
- the lpxD gene encoding UDP-3-O-(3-hydroxymyristoyl)glucosamine N-acyltransferase: MMTELSFTLAELAAQLDAELRGDPALVIRGLATLQEAEADQLSFLANPQYRKFLPDSQAGAVLLTAADAEGFTGNALVVANPYLAYAGLSHQFDRKPKAAVGIHPTAVVDEGAQVDASASVGPYAVIEAGAQIGANVTIGAHCFVGARSVIGEGGWLAPRVTLYHDVRIGKRVVIQSGAVLGGEGFGFANHQGVWQKIAQIGGVTLGDDVEIGANTTIDRGALSDTIVGNGVKLDNQIMIAHNVQIGDHTAMAGCCGISGSAKIGKHCMLAGGVGLVGHIEICDNVFVTGMTMVTRSITEPGSYSSGTAMQPAAEWKKSAARIRQLDDMARRLQQLEKRLAAVTPSGDAPSDA; encoded by the coding sequence ATGATGACCGAGCTGTCCTTTACCCTCGCCGAACTGGCCGCGCAGCTCGATGCCGAGTTGCGCGGCGATCCCGCCTTGGTTATTCGCGGGTTGGCTACCTTGCAAGAGGCAGAGGCTGACCAGCTCAGCTTCCTGGCCAATCCGCAGTACCGCAAGTTCCTTCCCGACAGCCAGGCCGGTGCCGTCCTGCTGACTGCGGCCGATGCCGAAGGCTTCACCGGTAATGCATTGGTCGTTGCCAATCCCTACCTGGCCTATGCCGGTCTGTCCCACCAGTTCGACCGCAAGCCCAAGGCAGCGGTTGGCATTCATCCCACTGCTGTGGTCGATGAAGGTGCACAGGTCGATGCGTCCGCCAGTGTCGGTCCGTATGCCGTGATCGAAGCAGGCGCGCAGATCGGCGCCAATGTGACCATCGGCGCCCATTGCTTCGTCGGCGCGCGCAGCGTGATCGGGGAGGGCGGCTGGCTGGCGCCCCGCGTAACGCTCTACCACGACGTGCGCATCGGCAAGCGCGTGGTGATCCAGTCGGGTGCCGTGCTGGGCGGTGAGGGCTTCGGCTTCGCCAACCACCAGGGCGTCTGGCAGAAAATCGCGCAGATCGGCGGCGTCACCCTGGGTGATGACGTCGAGATCGGCGCCAATACCACCATCGACCGCGGTGCTCTATCCGACACCATCGTGGGCAACGGCGTGAAGCTGGACAACCAGATCATGATCGCCCACAACGTGCAGATCGGCGATCACACTGCCATGGCCGGCTGCTGCGGGATTTCCGGCAGCGCCAAGATCGGCAAGCACTGCATGCTCGCCGGCGGCGTCGGCCTGGTTGGCCATATCGAGATCTGCGACAACGTCTTCGTCACCGGGATGACCATGGTGACCCGCTCGATCACCGAGCCGGGCTCCTACTCGTCCGGTACCGCCATGCAGCCCGCGGCTGAATGGAAGAAGAGTGCCGCGCGCATTCGTCAGCTGGATGACATGGCCCGTCGTCTGCAGCAGCTGGAAAAGCGCCTGGCCGCCGTGACCCCAAGCGGAGACGCTCCATCAGATGCGTGA
- the rnhB gene encoding ribonuclease HII, which yields MQMGLDFTLVEELVAGVDEVGRGPLCGPVVTAAVILDPARPISGLNDSKKLSEAKREKLFDEIREKALAWCIARADVHEIDQLNILHATMLAMQRAVEGLSVTPKLALIDGNRCPKLNVPSAPVVQGDAKVPAIAAASILAKVSRDREMQEMEAQYPGYGIGGHKGYPTPVHLEALRRLGPTPIHRRSFGPVRALLEDAGGIL from the coding sequence ATGCAGATGGGCCTGGACTTCACCCTTGTCGAAGAGCTGGTCGCCGGTGTCGATGAGGTTGGCCGCGGGCCGCTGTGCGGTCCCGTGGTTACCGCTGCGGTGATTCTCGATCCGGCGCGGCCGATCAGCGGGCTGAACGATTCCAAGAAACTCAGCGAAGCCAAGCGGGAAAAGCTCTTCGACGAGATTCGCGAGAAGGCTCTGGCCTGGTGCATCGCCCGTGCCGATGTGCATGAGATCGACCAGCTCAACATCCTTCATGCCACCATGCTCGCCATGCAGCGCGCGGTGGAAGGCCTCAGCGTCACGCCGAAACTGGCGCTGATTGACGGCAATCGTTGCCCGAAGCTGAACGTCCCCTCGGCACCGGTGGTGCAAGGCGATGCGAAGGTTCCGGCCATCGCCGCCGCCTCGATCCTGGCCAAGGTCAGCCGCGACCGCGAGATGCAGGAAATGGAAGCGCAGTACCCTGGCTACGGCATCGGCGGGCACAAGGGCTATCCCACTCCCGTGCACCTCGAAGCCCTCAGGCGCCTGGGCCCCACGCCCATTCATCGCCGTTCGTTCGGCCCGGTGCGCGCTTTGCTCGAAGACGCCGGCGGCATCCTGTAA
- the lpxA gene encoding acyl-ACP--UDP-N-acetylglucosamine O-acyltransferase — protein MSLIDPRAIIDPRAKLADDVEVGPWSMVGPDVEIGEGTVIGPHVVVKGPTKIGKHNRIFQFSSVGEDTPDLKYKGEPTRLVIGDHNVIREGVTIHRGTIQDRSETTIGDHNLLMAYVHIGHDSVIGNHCILVNNTALAGHVHVDDWAILSGYTLVHQFCRIGAHAFSGMGTTIGKDVPAYVTVFGNPAEARSMNFEGLRRRGFSAESIQALRRAYKVVYRQGLTVDEALAELAEASAQFPEVAVFRDSIQSSTRGITR, from the coding sequence ATGAGTTTGATCGATCCTCGCGCCATCATCGACCCGCGCGCAAAGCTGGCTGACGACGTAGAAGTGGGCCCCTGGTCCATGGTCGGGCCGGATGTGGAGATCGGCGAAGGTACGGTGATCGGTCCGCATGTGGTGGTCAAAGGCCCCACGAAGATCGGTAAGCACAATCGGATTTTCCAGTTCTCCAGCGTGGGTGAAGATACCCCCGACCTGAAGTACAAGGGCGAACCGACTCGCCTGGTGATCGGCGACCACAACGTGATCCGCGAGGGTGTCACCATCCATCGCGGCACCATCCAGGATCGCTCGGAGACCACCATCGGTGATCACAACCTGCTCATGGCCTATGTGCACATCGGACATGACAGTGTGATCGGCAACCATTGCATCCTCGTGAACAACACCGCGCTGGCGGGGCATGTTCACGTGGATGACTGGGCAATCCTCTCCGGTTACACCCTGGTGCATCAGTTCTGCCGTATCGGCGCCCACGCCTTCTCGGGCATGGGAACCACCATCGGCAAGGACGTCCCGGCCTATGTCACAGTCTTCGGCAACCCCGCCGAGGCCCGCAGCATGAACTTCGAAGGCCTGCGCCGTCGCGGTTTCAGCGCCGAGTCGATCCAGGCGCTGCGCCGGGCCTACAAGGTGGTCTACCGCCAGGGCCTGACGGTGGACGAGGCGCTGGCCGAACTGGCTGAAGCCTCCGCGCAGTTCCCGGAAGTCGCGGTGTTCCGCGACTCCATCCAGAGCTCCACTCGCGGCATCACTCGCTGA
- the lpxB gene encoding lipid-A-disaccharide synthase, which yields MQSTARKLRVALVAGEASGDILGSGLMQALRQRHPDIEFIGVGGPRMEAEGLKSHFPMERLSVMGLFEVLGRLRELLRRRKDLVQMLIAAKPDVFIGIDAPDFNLNIELKLRRAGIRTVHYVSPSVWAWRQKRVLKIKQACDLMLALFPFEALFYEEHAVPVRFVGHPLANTIPLEADRAGARERLGLAQDASVVALLPGSRGGEVGKLGALFLDTAQRLLQDRPCLRFVLPCASPERRVQIEEMLAGRNLPVQLLDGASHEALAACDAVLIASGTATLEALLYKRPMVVAYKVAPMTYRILKRLVKSPYISLPNLLAGRLLVPELIQDAATPEALAATLTLLLDDGSVQTEPFDAIHRALRQDASAQAAEAVLALVEKR from the coding sequence ATGCAAAGCACCGCACGCAAGCTGCGCGTCGCCCTGGTCGCGGGCGAGGCGTCCGGCGATATCCTCGGCTCCGGTCTCATGCAGGCGCTCAGGCAGCGCCACCCCGACATCGAGTTCATCGGTGTCGGTGGCCCGCGCATGGAGGCCGAAGGGCTGAAGTCGCACTTCCCCATGGAACGCCTCTCTGTCATGGGGCTGTTCGAGGTCCTAGGGCGCCTGCGCGAACTGCTGCGCCGGCGCAAGGATCTGGTGCAGATGCTGATCGCGGCGAAGCCGGATGTGTTCATCGGCATCGATGCGCCGGACTTCAACCTGAACATCGAATTGAAGCTGCGTCGAGCGGGTATCCGCACGGTGCACTACGTCAGCCCGTCGGTCTGGGCCTGGCGGCAGAAGCGTGTGCTGAAGATCAAGCAAGCCTGCGACCTGATGCTCGCGCTCTTCCCCTTCGAGGCGCTTTTCTACGAAGAGCATGCGGTGCCGGTGCGCTTTGTCGGCCATCCGCTCGCCAATACCATCCCGCTGGAGGCTGACCGTGCCGGTGCGCGCGAGCGCCTTGGCCTGGCGCAGGATGCCAGCGTTGTGGCACTCCTGCCTGGCAGCCGCGGAGGGGAGGTCGGCAAGCTCGGTGCGCTGTTCCTCGATACTGCCCAGCGCCTGCTCCAGGATCGCCCTTGCTTGCGTTTCGTGCTGCCCTGCGCCAGCCCTGAACGCCGCGTGCAGATCGAAGAGATGCTTGCTGGCCGCAACTTGCCCGTGCAGTTGCTCGACGGCGCCTCACACGAGGCCCTCGCCGCCTGCGATGCCGTGCTGATCGCCTCTGGCACTGCCACGCTGGAAGCGCTGCTGTACAAGCGGCCGATGGTCGTTGCCTACAAGGTGGCGCCCATGACCTACCGAATTCTCAAGCGCCTGGTGAAGAGCCCGTACATCTCGCTGCCGAACCTGCTGGCCGGCCGGCTGCTGGTGCCGGAACTGATCCAGGATGCGGCGACGCCCGAGGCGCTGGCCGCTACCCTGACGCTGCTGCTCGACGACGGCAGCGTGCAGACCGAACCCTTCGACGCCATCCATCGCGCCCTGCGCCAGGATGCGTCTGCGCAGGCCGCCGAGGCGGTGCTCGCCCTGGTGGAGAAACGCTGA
- the rseP gene encoding sigma E protease regulator RseP — MSALYMVVGLIVALGVLVTFHEFGHFWVARRCGVKVLRFSVGFGTPLVRWHDRHGTEFVVAAIPLGGYVKMLDEREGDVPAELLDRAFNRKTVFQRIAIVAAGPIANFLLAILFFWVLAMLGSQQIKPIIGSVVANSPAAIAGLASGQEVVAVDGESVDGWSGVNLQLVRRLGETGELSVTVLDKGSSVPAVHQVRISSWLKNEDNPDPIGGLGIQPWRPSVAPLIAELDEKGPAKAAGLQIGDRIVTLDGQQVTDWQEVVSRVRSMPEGKVTLEVERAGRNQELALTLAAKGEGKARTGYLGAGVAGGQWPPEMLREVSYGPVAAVGQALSRTWSMSLLTLDSLKKMVLGQLSVKNLSGPITIAKVAGASAQSGVGDFLHFLAYLSISLGVLNLLPIPVLDGGHLLFYVVEWVRGRPLSERVQAWGMQIGISLVVGVMLLALVNDLSRL, encoded by the coding sequence ATGAGCGCCCTTTATATGGTGGTGGGACTGATTGTCGCCCTGGGCGTATTGGTCACCTTCCACGAGTTCGGACACTTCTGGGTCGCCCGCCGCTGCGGGGTCAAGGTCCTGCGCTTCTCCGTGGGCTTTGGCACGCCGCTGGTGCGCTGGCATGATCGCCACGGCACCGAGTTCGTCGTCGCCGCCATTCCCCTGGGCGGCTACGTGAAAATGCTGGACGAGCGCGAGGGCGATGTTCCCGCCGAGCTGCTCGACCGCGCCTTCAACCGCAAGACCGTATTCCAGCGCATAGCCATCGTTGCGGCGGGTCCGATCGCCAACTTCCTGCTGGCCATCCTGTTCTTCTGGGTTCTGGCCATGCTGGGCAGCCAGCAGATCAAGCCGATCATCGGCTCCGTGGTGGCGAACAGTCCTGCGGCCATCGCCGGTCTGGCGTCCGGCCAGGAGGTCGTTGCCGTGGACGGCGAATCCGTCGATGGCTGGAGCGGTGTCAACTTGCAGCTGGTGCGCCGCCTCGGTGAAACGGGCGAGCTGAGCGTCACGGTGCTGGATAAGGGTTCGAGCGTTCCCGCGGTGCACCAGGTGCGCATCAGTTCCTGGCTGAAGAACGAAGACAATCCCGATCCTATCGGTGGATTGGGGATCCAGCCCTGGCGACCCTCTGTCGCACCGCTGATTGCCGAGCTGGACGAAAAGGGCCCTGCCAAGGCTGCCGGCCTGCAGATCGGTGACCGGATCGTCACTCTTGATGGTCAGCAGGTCACGGATTGGCAAGAAGTGGTCTCGCGGGTTCGTTCCATGCCGGAGGGCAAGGTGACCCTGGAGGTCGAGCGCGCCGGACGGAACCAGGAGCTTGCCCTGACCCTGGCGGCCAAAGGCGAGGGCAAGGCCCGCACCGGCTACCTGGGCGCGGGTGTCGCCGGTGGTCAATGGCCGCCCGAAATGCTCCGCGAAGTGAGCTACGGGCCGGTGGCCGCGGTTGGGCAGGCGCTCTCCCGAACCTGGTCCATGAGCCTGCTAACTCTGGATTCTCTAAAGAAAATGGTGCTCGGGCAGCTCTCGGTAAAAAACTTGAGCGGGCCGATAACCATTGCTAAAGTGGCGGGCGCTTCAGCCCAGTCCGGCGTAGGGGATTTTCTGCATTTCCTCGCCTATCTGAGCATCAGCTTGGGGGTTCTCAACCTGTTGCCGATTCCCGTCCTCGATGGCGGGCATCTGCTGTTCTACGTGGTCGAGTGGGTGCGAGGTCGCCCATTGTCGGAGCGGGTCCAGGCTTGGGGGATGCAGATTGGCATCAGCCTGGTAGTCGGGGTCATGTTGTTGGCCCTGGTCAACGATCTGAGTCGACTGTAA
- a CDS encoding OmpH family outer membrane protein: MRKLTQFVLITAALAASPAFAEMKIAVLNYQMALLESDSAKQYAVDAEKKFGPQLSKLKALETDAKALQDKLVNGGSKMSNAEREKAEGDFKQKARDFQFQSKELNEAKAVADRDMLKKLKPKLDQAVEETIKKGGYDLVVERGAVVDVKPQYDITRQVIERMNQLR; encoded by the coding sequence GTGCGTAAGTTGACCCAGTTCGTCCTGATCACCGCCGCCCTGGCAGCGAGCCCCGCGTTCGCCGAGATGAAGATCGCGGTGCTCAACTATCAGATGGCACTCCTCGAGTCCGATTCGGCCAAGCAGTACGCCGTCGACGCCGAGAAGAAGTTCGGCCCCCAACTGAGCAAGCTCAAGGCCCTGGAAACCGATGCCAAGGCCCTGCAGGACAAGCTGGTCAATGGCGGCAGCAAGATGTCCAACGCCGAGCGTGAAAAGGCTGAAGGCGACTTCAAGCAGAAGGCTCGTGACTTCCAGTTCCAGTCCAAGGAGCTGAACGAAGCCAAGGCCGTTGCCGACCGCGACATGCTGAAGAAGCTCAAGCCGAAGCTGGACCAGGCCGTCGAGGAAACCATCAAGAAGGGTGGTTATGACCTCGTGGTCGAGCGTGGTGCCGTGGTCGACGTGAAGCCGCAGTACGACATCACCCGCCAAGTCATCGAGCGCATGAACCAACTGCGCTGA
- the ispC gene encoding 1-deoxy-D-xylulose-5-phosphate reductoisomerase: MSHPQWITVLGATGSIGLSTLDVIGRHPDRYRVFALSGFSRLAELEALCVRHRPRFVVVPEKEQAQALQDRLSSAGLQARVLVGEAGLCEVSAHPEVDAVMAAIVGAAGLKPTLAAVEAGKRVLLANKEALVMSGALFMDAVRASGAVLLPIDSEHNAIFQCMPADYARGLGQVGVRRILLTASGGPFRETPLEQLLEVSPEQACAHPNWSMGRKISVDSASMMNKGLELIEACWLFDAAPSKVEVVIHPQSVIHSLVDYVDGSVLAQLGNPDMRTPIAHALAWPQRIDSGVSPLDLFSIARLDFSAPDEQRFPCLRLARQAAEAGGSVPAMLNAANEVAVAAFLERRIRFTDIPVIIDEVLNREAHTPVESLDAVLVADRRARGAAQAWLQERGH; the protein is encoded by the coding sequence GTGAGTCATCCGCAGTGGATTACCGTGCTGGGGGCGACGGGTTCGATCGGTCTCAGCACCCTCGACGTCATCGGACGTCACCCTGATCGTTACCGCGTCTTCGCCCTCAGCGGCTTTTCCCGTCTGGCAGAGCTCGAAGCGCTATGTGTACGCCATCGCCCGCGCTTTGTCGTGGTGCCGGAGAAGGAGCAGGCGCAGGCCCTTCAGGATCGCCTGAGTTCCGCTGGCCTGCAGGCTCGCGTGCTGGTGGGCGAGGCCGGGCTGTGCGAGGTTTCCGCGCATCCTGAAGTGGATGCGGTGATGGCCGCCATCGTCGGTGCTGCCGGACTCAAGCCCACTCTGGCCGCCGTCGAGGCGGGCAAGCGGGTCTTGTTGGCCAACAAGGAGGCGTTGGTGATGTCCGGCGCCCTGTTCATGGATGCCGTGCGTGCCAGCGGCGCAGTGCTGCTGCCCATCGACAGCGAACACAACGCGATCTTCCAGTGCATGCCGGCGGATTACGCTCGCGGACTGGGGCAGGTCGGCGTTCGCCGTATCCTGCTGACCGCCTCGGGTGGCCCGTTCCGCGAAACGCCGCTGGAGCAGCTGCTCGAGGTTTCCCCGGAGCAGGCCTGCGCGCATCCGAACTGGTCGATGGGGCGGAAGATTTCCGTCGACTCGGCCAGCATGATGAACAAGGGGCTGGAGCTGATCGAGGCCTGCTGGCTGTTCGACGCAGCGCCGTCGAAGGTCGAGGTAGTGATCCATCCGCAGAGCGTGATTCATTCGCTGGTGGACTACGTTGACGGCTCCGTGCTGGCCCAGCTGGGCAATCCGGACATGCGCACCCCCATCGCCCATGCGCTGGCCTGGCCGCAGCGGATCGATTCCGGGGTTTCGCCGCTGGATCTGTTCTCCATCGCTCGCCTGGACTTCAGTGCGCCCGACGAACAGCGTTTCCCCTGTCTGCGCCTGGCGCGTCAGGCCGCCGAGGCAGGTGGCAGCGTGCCGGCGATGCTCAATGCGGCAAACGAAGTGGCCGTTGCGGCGTTCCTCGAGCGGCGCATCCGCTTCACGGATATCCCGGTTATCATCGACGAAGTGCTGAACCGCGAGGCGCACACACCGGTCGAATCGCTCGATGCGGTGCTGGTGGCAGACCGACGTGCACGCGGTGCGGCGCAGGCGTGGTTGCAGGAGCGCGGGCATTGA
- the bamA gene encoding outer membrane protein assembly factor BamA, which yields MKRFLLPAALSALMIAQVHAESFTVSDIRVNGLQRVSAGSVFAALPLNVGEQIDDRRLVEATRSLFKTGFFQDIQLSRDGNVLIVNVVERPSISSIEIEGNKAITTEDLMKGLKQSGLSEGEIFQRATLEGVRNELQRQYVAQGRYSAEIETEVVPQPRNRVALKININEGTVAAIAHVNVVGNTVFSEEDLTDLFELKTTNWLSFFKNDDKYSREKLSGDLERLRSYYLDRGYIHMDIASTQVSITPDKKHVYITVNVNEGEKYTVSDVKLSGDLKVPEEEVKKLLLVKKGQVFSRKVMTTTSDLITRRLGNEGYTFANVNGVPEPNDENKTVSITYVVDPGKRAYVNRINFRGNTKTEDEVLRREMRQMEGGWASTYLIDQSKQRLERLGYFKEVNVETPAVPGTDDQVDVNYSVEEQPSGSITASVGFAQSAGLILGGSISQNNFLGTGNKVSIGLTKSDYQTRYNFGFVDPYWTVDGVSLGYNAFYRKTDYDELDVDVSSYSVNSLGAGVSIGYPISETSRLTYGLTVQRDNLDTGAYTVDEIFDFIEKEGDSFTNFKASIGWSESTLNKGVLANRGHSQSLVLETTIPGSDLSFYKLDYRGQIFAPLTENYTMRFHTELGYGGAYGDTDRLPFYENYYAGGFNSVRGFKDSSLGPRSTPSIARDANGNQISGPDSKGRYTDPDQDPEAFGGNILITGGAELLFPLPFVKDQRQLRTVLFYDIGNVFDTDCPTSTTQGCDGVKFQDMAMSAGVGLTWITALGPLSFSLATPIKKPDNAETQIFQFSLGQTF from the coding sequence ATGAAACGCTTTCTGCTTCCCGCGGCCCTTTCCGCGCTGATGATCGCCCAGGTTCACGCCGAGTCCTTCACTGTTTCCGATATCCGGGTCAACGGCCTCCAGCGCGTGTCTGCCGGCAGCGTGTTCGCCGCATTGCCGCTGAACGTCGGCGAGCAGATCGATGATCGCCGCCTGGTCGAAGCGACCCGCTCGCTGTTCAAGACCGGTTTCTTCCAGGACATCCAGCTCAGCCGTGATGGCAATGTGCTGATCGTCAATGTGGTCGAGCGCCCGTCCATCTCCAGCATCGAGATCGAGGGTAACAAGGCGATCACCACCGAAGACCTGATGAAGGGCCTGAAGCAATCCGGCCTCTCCGAAGGCGAAATCTTCCAGCGCGCCACCCTCGAAGGCGTGCGTAACGAGCTGCAGCGCCAGTACGTTGCCCAGGGCCGCTACTCCGCTGAGATCGAGACCGAAGTGGTGCCGCAGCCGCGCAACCGTGTCGCGCTGAAGATCAACATCAACGAAGGCACCGTGGCGGCCATCGCCCATGTCAACGTGGTGGGCAACACCGTCTTCTCCGAAGAAGACCTGACCGACCTGTTCGAGCTGAAGACCACCAACTGGCTGTCCTTCTTCAAGAACGACGACAAGTACTCCCGCGAGAAGCTCTCCGGTGACCTGGAGCGTCTGCGTTCCTACTACCTGGACCGTGGTTATATCCACATGGATATCGCCTCCACCCAGGTGTCCATCACCCCGGACAAGAAGCACGTCTACATCACCGTCAACGTCAACGAAGGCGAGAAGTACACCGTCAGCGACGTGAAACTCTCCGGCGACCTGAAGGTGCCGGAAGAAGAAGTGAAGAAGCTGCTGCTGGTGAAGAAGGGCCAGGTGTTCTCCCGCAAGGTGATGACCACCACTTCCGACCTGATCACCCGTCGCCTGGGTAACGAGGGCTACACCTTCGCCAACGTCAACGGCGTCCCCGAGCCGAACGACGAGAACAAGACCGTGTCGATCACCTACGTGGTCGACCCGGGCAAGCGCGCCTACGTCAACCGCATCAACTTCCGTGGCAACACCAAGACCGAGGACGAAGTACTCCGTCGCGAAATGCGCCAGATGGAAGGCGGCTGGGCCTCGACCTACCTGATCGACCAGTCCAAGCAGCGCCTCGAGCGCCTGGGCTACTTCAAGGAAGTCAACGTCGAGACCCCAGCGGTTCCGGGCACCGACGACCAGGTCGACGTCAACTACAGCGTGGAAGAGCAGCCGTCCGGCTCGATCACCGCCAGCGTGGGCTTCGCCCAGAGCGCCGGCCTGATCCTCGGCGGCTCGATCAGCCAGAACAACTTCCTGGGTACCGGTAACAAGGTCAGCATCGGCCTGACCAAGTCCGACTACCAGACCCGCTACAACTTCGGCTTCGTCGACCCCTACTGGACCGTCGACGGCGTGAGCCTGGGCTACAACGCCTTCTACCGCAAAACCGACTACGACGAGCTCGACGTCGACGTTTCCAGCTACTCGGTGAACAGCCTGGGTGCCGGCGTCAGCATCGGCTACCCGATCAGCGAGACCTCGCGCCTGACCTACGGCCTGACCGTGCAGCGCGATAACCTCGATACCGGCGCCTATACGGTCGACGAGATCTTCGACTTCATCGAGAAGGAAGGCGACAGCTTCACCAACTTCAAGGCGTCCATCGGCTGGTCCGAATCGACCCTGAACAAGGGTGTGCTGGCAAACCGCGGTCACTCGCAGAGCCTGGTGCTGGAAACCACCATTCCGGGCAGCGACCTGTCGTTCTACAAGCTCGACTACCGTGGCCAGATCTTCGCGCCGCTGACCGAAAACTACACCATGCGCTTCCACACCGAACTCGGTTATGGCGGCGCCTACGGCGACACCGATCGCCTGCCGTTCTACGAGAACTACTACGCCGGTGGCTTCAACTCGGTACGTGGCTTCAAGGACAGCTCCCTTGGTCCGCGCAGTACCCCGAGTATCGCTCGCGATGCCAATGGCAATCAGATATCCGGTCCGGACAGCAAAGGCCGTTACACCGACCCGGATCAGGATCCGGAAGCCTTCGGTGGTAACATCCTGATCACTGGCGGCGCGGAACTGCTGTTCCCGCTGCCCTTCGTGAAGGATCAGCGTCAGCTGCGTACCGTATTGTTCTACGACATCGGTAACGTGTTCGACACCGATTGCCCGACGTCCACCACCCAGGGCTGTGACGGTGTCAAGTTCCAAGACATGGCGATGTCTGCCGGTGTGGGCCTGACCTGGATCACCGCTCTGGGGCCGCTGAGTTTCAGCCTGGCGACTCCGATCAAGAAACCGGATAACGCCGAAACCCAGATCTTCCAGTTCTCCCTGGGACAGACCTTCTAA